From Phycisphaerae bacterium, the proteins below share one genomic window:
- the rpmJ gene encoding 50S ribosomal protein L36, which translates to MKVRSSVRRICENCKIIRRRGVIRVVCSNPRHKQRQG; encoded by the coding sequence ATGAAAGTGCGGAGCAGTGTTCGTCGCATTTGCGAGAATTGCAAGATTATCCGTCGCCGGGGCGTGATCCGGGTGGTGTGCTCGAATCCGCGTCATAAGCAGCGTCAAGGCTGA
- the rpsM gene encoding 30S ribosomal protein S13 has product MPRIAGVDVPNEKRVEIALRYIYGIGPHLARVVLKEAGVDPNTRAKNLTEDEVSRIAGVIDRNYLVEGQLRRQVQQNIARLRDIGCYRGLRHRRGLPVRGQRTRSNARTRKGPKKTVAGKKGVKEMHRG; this is encoded by the coding sequence GTGCCGCGTATTGCAGGCGTTGATGTGCCGAATGAAAAGCGAGTCGAGATCGCGCTGCGGTATATCTACGGCATTGGACCGCATCTGGCGCGGGTGGTGCTGAAAGAGGCGGGAGTAGATCCGAACACGCGGGCGAAGAATCTGACGGAAGACGAGGTCAGCCGAATCGCCGGCGTGATCGACCGGAACTATCTGGTGGAAGGTCAGCTTCGCAGGCAGGTGCAGCAGAACATCGCCCGTCTCCGTGACATCGGTTGCTACCGGGGTTTGCGTCACCGTCGCGGCCTGCCGGTCCGCGGCCAGAGGACGCGCAGCAATGCCCGGACCCGCAAGGGTCCGAAGAAGACCGTGGCCGGGAAGAAGGGCGTGAAGGAGATGCATCGTGGGTAA
- the rpsK gene encoding 30S ribosomal protein S11 → MGKAAAGTVVRRKARRSVARAIAHIKATFNNTQITITDTNGEVLTWASAGTVGFKGTRKSTPFAAQRAAEKVAHAARKFGVMEVEIRVKGPGPGRESAITSLQAAGLRVLSIEDVTPLPHNGCRPRKRRRV, encoded by the coding sequence GTGGGTAAGGCAGCAGCGGGAACGGTCGTCAGGAGAAAGGCGCGGCGCAGCGTGGCCCGCGCGATCGCCCATATCAAGGCGACCTTCAACAATACGCAGATTACCATCACTGACACCAACGGTGAGGTGCTGACATGGGCGTCGGCGGGGACCGTGGGCTTCAAAGGCACGCGGAAGAGCACTCCGTTTGCCGCGCAGCGAGCCGCCGAGAAGGTGGCGCACGCGGCCCGCAAGTTCGGCGTGATGGAGGTCGAGATTCGCGTCAAAGGTCCCGGCCCGGGACGGGAGTCGGCGATCACCTCGTTGCAGGCGGCGGGGCTTCGGGTGCTGAGCATCGAGGACGTGACGCCGTTGCCGCATAATGGTTGCCGTCCGAGAAAGCGGCGCCGGGTGTGA
- the rpsD gene encoding 30S ribosomal protein S4 — protein sequence MSRYIGPVCRLCRREGIKLMLKGPRCETAKCPMEKQWRSNPPGMHAWRRGKSSGYSVRLREKQKVKRYYGILERGFRLYFRRAERSKENTGTALLRLLECRLDNVVRKAGLAPSRKAARAMISHGHIYVNGRKVDRPGFSVSQGDRITVKNSDKSRKLAKSHLELAGSLQPQSWLQVDADKMEATVVALPSRDDVQIPVEEQLIVEMCSR from the coding sequence ATGTCGCGATACATCGGTCCAGTCTGTCGGCTTTGCCGGCGAGAAGGCATCAAACTGATGCTGAAGGGGCCGCGTTGCGAAACCGCGAAGTGCCCGATGGAGAAGCAGTGGCGATCGAATCCGCCGGGCATGCACGCGTGGCGGCGCGGGAAGTCCAGCGGCTACAGCGTGCGGCTTCGTGAGAAGCAGAAGGTGAAGAGATACTATGGCATTCTGGAGCGCGGTTTCCGGCTGTATTTCCGTCGGGCGGAACGATCCAAGGAGAACACCGGGACGGCCCTGCTCCGGCTTCTGGAGTGCCGCCTGGACAATGTGGTCCGCAAGGCGGGTCTGGCTCCCTCGCGCAAGGCGGCCCGGGCGATGATCAGCCACGGGCACATCTACGTCAACGGGCGGAAGGTTGATCGGCCCGGCTTCAGCGTCAGCCAGGGCGACCGCATCACCGTGAAGAACTCGGACAAGAGCCGCAAGCTCGCCAAGAGCCACTTGGAACTGGCCGGCTCGCTGCAACCGCAGTCCTGGTTGCAGGTCGACGCCGACAAAATGGAGGCAACCGTGGTGGCCCTGCCGTCACGGGACGACGTCCAGATTCCGGTTGAGGAACAACTGATCGTGGAAATGTGCAGCCGGTAA